A genomic segment from Flavobacterium inviolabile encodes:
- a CDS encoding helix-turn-helix domain-containing protein produces MEQYLLPDDFFKNPVANDGIFLHHYHTTSECEKSRIILKDNTFSFLFKGQKQLYNENYKEHIESMQYVFMKSGNYLMSEKTTLENEYSSQLLFFDNNFLAEFIFKYPQLAAPKTQQQPAVLKGDIDEYILHFLKSISYIDPTDVLAKKVKMEEILLYFIQNKGLSVADLLENQNKSQQLKIQEIIHNNLDNNLEISELAFLCNMSVSTFKRHFKTIYHNSPIKWMQEKRLETAAQKLLQAEYRANDLYLETGYQSLSSFIQAFKQKFGQTPKQYQHNKLDV; encoded by the coding sequence ATGGAACAATACCTGCTACCCGATGATTTTTTTAAAAACCCTGTCGCAAATGACGGTATTTTCCTGCACCATTACCACACCACAAGTGAATGCGAAAAAAGCAGGATTATTTTAAAAGACAATACGTTCAGCTTTTTATTTAAGGGGCAAAAACAGCTGTATAACGAAAACTATAAAGAGCATATTGAATCCATGCAGTATGTGTTTATGAAGTCCGGAAACTATTTGATGTCCGAAAAGACAACTTTAGAAAACGAATACAGCAGTCAGCTTTTATTTTTCGACAATAATTTCCTGGCAGAATTTATCTTCAAATACCCGCAATTAGCCGCTCCAAAAACGCAGCAGCAACCGGCTGTACTAAAAGGCGACATCGACGAATATATACTGCACTTTCTCAAATCCATTTCATACATAGATCCGACAGATGTGTTGGCAAAAAAAGTAAAAATGGAAGAGATCCTGCTCTATTTTATTCAGAATAAAGGATTGTCTGTTGCTGATTTACTGGAAAATCAAAACAAAAGCCAGCAGCTAAAAATTCAGGAAATCATCCACAATAACTTAGACAACAACCTTGAAATCAGTGAGCTTGCTTTTTTGTGCAACATGAGTGTTTCAACTTTCAAACGCCATTTCAAAACCATCTACCACAATTCCCCGATCAAGTGGATGCAGGAAAAACGACTGGAAACAGCCGCCCAAAAGCTCCTACAGGCAGAATACAGGGCAAATGACCTATATCTTGAAACCGGTTACCAGAGCTTATCCAGCTTTATCCAGGCCTTCAAACAAAAATTCGGACAGACCCCGAAACAGTATCAGCATAATAAATTGGACGTTTAG
- the radA gene encoding DNA repair protein RadA: MAIKLKTSFFCQSCGTQYSKWQGQCNACKEWNTIVEEIIQKEEKTAWKASSTEVKRASKPLKIKEIDSAEEVRMDTTDGELNRVLGGGLVPGSLTLLGGEPGIGKSTLLLQISLKLPYKTLYVSGEESQKQIKMRAERITTNSDNCYILTETKTQNIFKQIEAIEPEIVIIDSIQTLHTDYIESSAGSISQIRECTAELIKYAKETNVPVILIGHITKDGNIAGPKILEHMVDTVLQFEGDRNHIYRILRSLKNRFGSTAELGIYEMQGSGLREVANPSEILISHKEEELSGTAIATTLEGMRPLMIEIQALVSTAVYGTPQRSTTGYNAKRLNMILAVLEKRAGFRLGAKDVFLNVTGGISVDDPAIDLAVVAAILSSNEDIPVGKDFCFAGEVGLSGEIRPVNRVDQRIQEAEKLGFATIFVSKYNKVTLKNTIINVKLVSKIEDVVSELFG, translated from the coding sequence ATGGCTATCAAATTAAAAACGTCTTTCTTCTGCCAAAGTTGCGGCACCCAATACTCCAAATGGCAAGGCCAGTGCAATGCCTGTAAAGAGTGGAACACCATAGTGGAGGAAATCATACAAAAGGAAGAAAAAACAGCCTGGAAAGCCAGTTCCACGGAAGTAAAAAGAGCCTCCAAACCGCTAAAAATAAAAGAGATCGATTCGGCCGAAGAAGTACGGATGGATACCACAGACGGCGAGCTGAACCGCGTTTTAGGCGGCGGTCTGGTTCCCGGCTCCCTGACCCTTTTGGGCGGAGAACCCGGAATCGGAAAAAGTACATTACTACTGCAAATCTCTTTAAAATTACCGTATAAAACATTATACGTTTCCGGCGAGGAAAGTCAGAAGCAGATCAAAATGCGCGCAGAACGTATCACCACGAACAGCGACAACTGCTATATCCTTACCGAAACCAAAACGCAGAATATCTTTAAACAAATTGAAGCCATTGAACCGGAAATCGTAATTATCGATTCCATTCAAACGCTGCACACCGATTATATAGAATCATCGGCGGGAAGTATCTCACAGATCAGGGAATGCACCGCCGAACTGATCAAATATGCCAAAGAAACCAATGTCCCGGTTATCCTTATCGGGCATATTACCAAAGACGGAAACATTGCCGGGCCAAAGATACTGGAGCACATGGTGGATACCGTTTTACAATTTGAAGGCGACAGAAACCATATTTACCGTATCCTGCGTTCGCTTAAAAACCGTTTCGGTTCCACAGCCGAACTGGGAATTTATGAAATGCAGGGAAGCGGACTACGGGAAGTCGCCAATCCGTCTGAAATTCTGATCTCCCACAAGGAAGAAGAACTTTCCGGAACGGCAATTGCCACCACTCTGGAAGGCATGCGACCGCTGATGATCGAAATACAGGCTTTGGTTAGCACAGCTGTTTACGGAACGCCGCAGCGAAGCACCACCGGCTATAATGCCAAACGTTTAAACATGATCCTGGCGGTACTGGAAAAACGCGCCGGATTCCGTTTGGGCGCCAAAGACGTCTTCCTGAACGTTACCGGCGGAATTTCTGTGGACGATCCGGCTATTGACCTTGCTGTTGTGGCAGCAATCTTATCGTCTAACGAAGACATTCCGGTGGGCAAAGACTTTTGTTTTGCCGGCGAGGTAGGGCTATCCGGCGAAATACGTCCGGTGAACCGTGTCGACCAGCGTATTCAGGAAGCTGAAAAATTAGGATTTGCGACCATTTTTGTTTCCAAATACAACAAGGTAACGCTTAAGAATACCATTATCAACGTCAAATTGGTGTCTAAAATTGAAGATGTTGTCAGCGAGTTATTTGGTTAA
- a CDS encoding alpha/beta hydrolase translates to MKQKLAILVTFLLTNSLFSQKTVEAFPSEKLNETREITIITPDSYEGNKDKKYPLLVVLDGEFLLNPFYGVFSYGAYWDDLPEVIIVAINQNKNNEREYDTSYDDGGLPNEKGAKFFEFIGAELVPYIEKKYRVAPFRMIAGLDTTAGFLNFYLYKDNPLFNAYISLSPELAPEMETRIPERLGVIQKPIFYYQATSDADLKKIQTNMKALDEKAKALNNPNLKYRFDEFKGLSHYSLVTFAIPNAAYHIFDGYQPISTTEFQEKIAKMPTGHTQYLIDKYTNLEKKLGYKPTVRLNDFKAIEAAILKNKNYEELLTLAELSKKNYPKSMISDYEKGLYYENTGDMKKAHKAYMSAFNMEPIGDLTKDGMLERADAVKTR, encoded by the coding sequence ATGAAACAAAAACTTGCAATCTTAGTAACTTTTTTACTAACAAATTCTCTATTCTCACAAAAAACGGTCGAAGCTTTTCCATCGGAAAAACTTAACGAAACAAGAGAAATAACCATAATCACGCCCGATTCTTACGAGGGCAATAAGGATAAAAAATACCCGCTATTGGTTGTCCTGGACGGTGAATTTTTATTAAACCCTTTCTACGGTGTTTTTTCCTATGGAGCTTACTGGGATGATTTACCGGAAGTAATTATCGTTGCCATCAACCAGAATAAAAACAACGAACGGGAATACGACACTTCTTATGACGACGGCGGACTTCCCAATGAAAAAGGAGCCAAATTCTTCGAATTTATCGGTGCCGAATTAGTGCCCTATATCGAAAAAAAATACCGTGTAGCCCCTTTCCGCATGATTGCCGGATTAGACACGACTGCCGGGTTTTTAAACTTTTACCTGTACAAAGACAATCCGTTGTTTAATGCCTATATCTCGCTGAGCCCGGAACTTGCTCCCGAAATGGAAACCAGAATACCGGAGCGGTTAGGCGTTATTCAAAAACCGATTTTCTATTACCAGGCCACTTCCGATGCGGATTTAAAGAAGATCCAGACCAACATGAAAGCGCTGGATGAAAAAGCAAAAGCCCTGAACAATCCGAATTTAAAATACCGTTTTGACGAATTCAAAGGACTTTCCCACTATTCACTGGTAACCTTTGCTATTCCGAATGCTGCCTACCATATTTTCGACGGTTACCAGCCCATTTCCACCACGGAATTTCAGGAAAAAATTGCAAAAATGCCAACAGGCCACACGCAGTATTTAATTGACAAATACACCAATCTTGAAAAGAAACTGGGCTACAAACCTACTGTTCGTTTAAATGACTTTAAAGCCATTGAGGCCGCTATCTTAAAAAACAAAAACTACGAAGAGCTGCTAACGCTGGCCGAATTGTCTAAAAAGAACTACCCGAAAAGCATGATCAGCGACTATGAAAAAGGCTTATACTACGAAAACACGGGCGATATGAAAAAAGCGCACAAAGCTTATATGAGTGCCTTTAACATGGAACCGATTGGTGATTTAACCAAAGACGGCATGCTGGAAAGAGCCGATGCTGTAAAAACAAGATAA